From Streptomyces sp. NBC_01426, a single genomic window includes:
- a CDS encoding DUF4436 family protein, with the protein MADSGKWAGPAGREAAARHLRRGVDVVQDVSRRGAELPWRTLVASLVVLAVVCGAGISLYFDERDTRQQTVVIGPEQAPDRFDVDADIQLTDPTLHQITLRLTVTPVGRYEGPDGYPTQPLTLHTNTTGQQALSFAPGSGLWMRDIDLPLAGGTSSDYPFDRYAAEFAFAATIGDSPERVPLVLWFHDSDPYFTYKPGAGSYRSQSVHLLSEVKRSRSTFILAWFMIAAMWAVALAIVTACWLVVGQRRGLLWPALGWMAASLFALVGLRNAAPGSPPNGCLLDYLAFYWAEALIVLSLTVLVFQGIRIEHHHGGPVTEGRRNGSTRRTRSPRTRTVPAGLRRRRDRS; encoded by the coding sequence ATGGCCGACAGTGGCAAGTGGGCGGGGCCGGCGGGACGGGAAGCCGCGGCCCGTCACCTGCGCCGGGGCGTGGACGTCGTCCAGGACGTGAGCCGGCGCGGCGCCGAACTCCCCTGGCGGACCCTCGTGGCCTCGCTCGTCGTCCTCGCGGTGGTCTGCGGGGCCGGGATCAGTCTGTACTTCGACGAGCGCGACACCCGACAGCAGACGGTCGTCATCGGCCCCGAACAGGCCCCGGACCGCTTCGACGTCGACGCGGACATCCAGCTCACCGACCCCACGCTGCACCAGATCACCCTGCGGCTCACCGTCACCCCCGTCGGCCGCTACGAGGGCCCCGACGGCTACCCGACCCAGCCCCTCACCCTCCACACGAACACCACCGGGCAACAGGCGCTCAGCTTCGCCCCGGGCAGCGGGCTGTGGATGCGTGACATCGACCTGCCGCTCGCAGGCGGCACCTCGTCGGACTATCCCTTCGACCGCTACGCCGCCGAGTTCGCCTTCGCCGCAACCATCGGCGACTCGCCCGAGCGGGTGCCGCTCGTGCTGTGGTTCCACGACAGCGACCCGTACTTCACCTACAAGCCGGGCGCGGGCTCGTACCGGAGCCAGTCCGTCCACCTGCTCAGCGAGGTGAAGCGCTCACGCAGCACCTTCATCCTCGCCTGGTTCATGATCGCCGCCATGTGGGCGGTCGCCCTCGCGATCGTCACCGCCTGCTGGCTCGTCGTCGGCCAGCGCCGCGGCCTGTTGTGGCCCGCGCTCGGCTGGATGGCCGCCAGCCTCTTCGCCCTCGTCGGGCTGCGCAACGCGGCCCCCGGTTCACCCCCCAACGGCTGCCTGCTCGACTACCTCGCCTTCTACTGGGCCGAGGCCCTCATCGTCCTCAGCCTCACCGTTCTCGTGTTCCAGGGCATCCGCATCGAGCACCACCACGGGGGCCCCGTCACCGAAGGCCGACGGAACGGGTCGACGCGACGCACCCGGTCACCGCGCACGCGCACCGTCCCGGCCGGCCTCCGCCGTCGCCGCGACCGCTCCTGA